The DNA window TCGCCGTCCTGCCCCGCCGAGCGGTTCGGCCGATCCGCGGTATCGCCCTGGCGGCCTCGGGCGCCGCCCTGGCGTCTGCCTGGGAATTGCTGCTTGCCTTTGATCGGAAGGCGGCCGGCCTGCAGTTCTTCGAGAAGATCCCCTGGCATCCCCGGCTGGGCAGCTACTATGCCCTGGGGGTGGACGGTTTTTCGTTTCCCATGGTGCTGCTGGCCACTCTGCTCTGCTTCGTCGCGCTGCTGGCGTCCACGGGCATCCGCGAGAAGCTCAAGGGCTACTACCTGTCCATGCTGCTGCTGGAAGCCGCCATGCTGGGCGTCTTCATGGCTCAGGATTGGTCGCTGTTCTACGTGTTCTGGGAACTGACTCTGCTGCCGCTGTTCTTCCTCATCAACCGCTGGGGCGGCGAACGGCGCAACCACGCGGCGCTCAACTTCGTGCTCTATACCATGGGCGGATCGGTCTTCATGCTGATCGCCCTGCTGCTGGCCTTCGACGAGGCTGCCGCCCATAGCTTCGCCATGGCCGAGATGACGACCGGCCTGAAGGCCCTGCCGCGCGAGACCCAGGTGCTGATCTTCCTCGGGTTCCTGATCGGCTTCGGCGTCAAGATGCCCATCTTTCCGCTGCACGGCTGGCTGCCCCTCGCCCATGTGGAAGCCCCCAGCCCGGTCAGCATCCTGCTGTCCGGAGTGCTGCTCAAGATGGGCTCCTACGGCTTGATCCGGGCCGGAGCCATGCTGCCCGAAGCCCTGATCGCCTTGCAGGGAACCCTGATGACCCTGGCTTTCGCCAGCCTGCTCTACGGCGCCGTGCTGGCCTGGCGCCAGAGCGACTTGAAGGCGATGATCGCCTATTCCTCCATCAGCCACATGGGGGTGGTGCTGTTGGGCATCGCCACTCTCAACGAGGCCGGCATGACCGGCGCCGTGATGCAGATGGTGGCCCACGGCCTGGTGGCCGGCTCGCTGTTCCTTCTGATCGGGCTTTTGTACCAGCGCACCCATACCCGCGAGATTGCCGACTACAGTTCCCTGGTGCGGGTGACGCCGCGCTTCGCGTTCTTCACCTCGCTGGCCTTCGTGGCCGCCGTCGGCATGCCGGGCACGGCAGGTTTCATCGCCGAGCTGCATGCGATCATCGGCAGTTTCCAGCGCTGGGGCTGGCTGGCGGCGCTGCTCAGCGCCGGCATGCTGATCAGCGCAGCCTATTCGGTGCGTACCGTCGGACGCCTGTTCACCGGCCCGGTGCGCGAGACCATGCGCGACGTTCCCGACCTGCAACGCCTGGAACTGGCGGCGGCGAGCCTGCTGGCGGTGGCCGTGGTGGGGCTGGGCATCGCTCCGGCCCCGGCCCTGGACCTGATGGCGGCGACGGTGGGCAAGTTCAGCGCCGCCTTCGCGGGCCGGATCTAG is part of the Magnetospirillum sp. WYHS-4 genome and encodes:
- a CDS encoding NADH-quinone oxidoreductase subunit M; the encoded protein is MQPLTLLLLMPVLGAAIIAVLPRRAVRPIRGIALAASGAALASAWELLLAFDRKAAGLQFFEKIPWHPRLGSYYALGVDGFSFPMVLLATLLCFVALLASTGIREKLKGYYLSMLLLEAAMLGVFMAQDWSLFYVFWELTLLPLFFLINRWGGERRNHAALNFVLYTMGGSVFMLIALLLAFDEAAAHSFAMAEMTTGLKALPRETQVLIFLGFLIGFGVKMPIFPLHGWLPLAHVEAPSPVSILLSGVLLKMGSYGLIRAGAMLPEALIALQGTLMTLAFASLLYGAVLAWRQSDLKAMIAYSSISHMGVVLLGIATLNEAGMTGAVMQMVAHGLVAGSLFLLIGLLYQRTHTREIADYSSLVRVTPRFAFFTSLAFVAAVGMPGTAGFIAELHAIIGSFQRWGWLAALLSAGMLISAAYSVRTVGRLFTGPVRETMRDVPDLQRLELAAASLLAVAVVGLGIAPAPALDLMAATVGKFSAAFAGRI